The Bifidobacterium animalis subsp. animalis ATCC 25527 genomic interval TTCAATTCGCAGGACATGAACATGATGGCGCATCTCGACGATCTGATCGATTCGGGGGCGACGTCGCTGAAGATCGAAGGGCGCTCGAAGTCCGCGTACTATGTGGCTGCGATGACGAACGCGTACAAGACCGCGGTGAACGAATACATGGTGCAGCGCGGATTCGAAGACGAAGCGGGCAACGAGCTCAAGCCGTTCCATGACCGTGTGGTGCGCGCCGGTGAGGAGGAGTTTGCAGATTCCGCACGCGACACGATCATGCTCAATGCCGACGCCGCGTTCGGCGGCATGCCGAACTGGGACAGCGCGAACGACGAAGGCGAGACCGGCGAGATCTCGAACCGCCAGGCGCGCAGAACCGGTCTCAAGCGCCAGGGGCAGCTCGTGGAGGAGTCCGACGACGGGTGGCGGCATGCACCCGTGCGACCGGCACCGCATGTGGAGTTGCCGCAATGGCTCATGGAGGAGCCGTACAAGGTGGCGCACCGCGATTACAGCACCGGCTTCTACTACCCGGAGCAGAAGGTGACGCAGAACACCGATCGCAGCGCATACTTCCGCGATTGGCTCGTGGTGGGCGAGGTGCTCTCGTGGAGCCCCGAGGAGGGCGGTCGCGTGACGATCATGAGCCGCAACAAGGTGGAACCGGGCCAGCTCGTCGAGTTCCTGCTGCCCGGGCGCGCGCCGCTCGAGTACGTCGTGCCGGACGGCGGCATACGCGACGCCGACGGCAACGAGGTGCCGATGGTGAACAATCCGGCCCATGTGTTCTCGTTGCCGTTGGACGTGGAGGTTCCGGTGAACGCCGCGTTGCGCTCGCGCACGAAGAAGCCGACACTCAAGGCGGAGTGAGCGCTGCTCGTTGGCCATTGTGTGCATTGGGCGCAGATTGGCCGACGGAAACGCTGCCTATTGGCCATTTGCGTTGCAATGCGGAAAGAGGCCAATGGGTGGGGCAGGATTGTCGAAGATGCCTTCGGTCCGGCTCGTCGGTCGGTCATTTCGTGCAGGTGGGCACGATTCAGCCGGTGAGGAACGTGCCTCAACGGCATTTTCAAGCCGAACTACGCAAAGTGGCCACAGGAAGACGCGACAGGATGTGTGCAAAGGGGCCCAGGATGCTTAGACCAGAGCTGAAGGCGCTTGTGCGGTTGGTGTTGGCGGCTATTGTGTGACGTATGAGTGAACAAGAACAGCATACGGATGAACAGAACGCGAACGCGGCACCCAAGCCGATGCAGATCAATCTCGATGACCTGCTCAAGGCGGTGCAGGCGCATGGGCAGAAGACCGTGGAGCAGGAAGACAAGGCCGCACGCGAAGGGGTGAAGGACGCCGACGGCAAGACCTATGACGATGCCATTCTCGACAGCTCGGCCATCGAACCCACCGACGACGAGGGCAACCCGATTCCAGTGACGATTCCGGTGGTGCTCTCGCCCGGCATCACTGTCATCTACACCACCCGTCTGGGAGGCGTGAGCGCCGAGGAATGGGCGCACTTCAATCTTGGAGGCAAGTCCGGCGACGACCCCGTTGCCGTGGAGCGCAACCGCGAGGCGCTTGCCGACGAACTCCATGTGAAGCTCTCGCTCATCGACCAGGTGCATTCGGGCAAGTCGGTGGACATCGACGAGGTCTATACCGAGAACAAGCCGTTTGGTTTCGACGCCTCCGGTTCCCATACCGAGGCCCAGGCCAAGGCGAAGCGTGCGGGCGAGCCGGTGGTGGACGACGTTGAGTCCGAGAACGCCGAAGTGCAGGTGATCGAAGGCGATGCCCAGGTGACCTGCCGCAAGGACATCGCCATTGGTGTGTTCGCCGCGGACTGCCTGCCGGTGCTGCTCGCCGACCCGCAGGCCGGGGTCATCGCCGCCGCACACTGTGGGCGCAAGGGCCTGCAGCGCAATGTGATCGCCGCCACCGTCGACATGATGGTGAAGAAAGGTGCCTCCAAGGAGAACATCGTCGCCACGCTCGGCCCGGCCATCTGCGGAGATTGCTACGAGGTGGGCGACCAGATCGCCGACGA includes:
- a CDS encoding peptidase U32 family protein produces the protein MKRRSKPEVLAPAGNLRGLKTAVDYGADAVYCGGKSFGMRSAPRNLSLDDFREGAAYAHERGARVYVTLNILPRNNEITAIERYIEDLRTTGVDALIVTDIGVMMLAHRIAPELELHVSTQAGVTNYLAANALYDLGARRVVLAREMDLQAVRDIRANIPDDLDIETFVHGSMCMAFSGRCLISNYLTGRDGNHGECAQPCRWKYSLVEEKRPGQVFPVEETSQGTYLFNSQDMNMMAHLDDLIDSGATSLKIEGRSKSAYYVAAMTNAYKTAVNEYMVQRGFEDEAGNELKPFHDRVVRAGEEEFADSARDTIMLNADAAFGGMPNWDSANDEGETGEISNRQARRTGLKRQGQLVEESDDGWRHAPVRPAPHVELPQWLMEEPYKVAHRDYSTGFYYPEQKVTQNTDRSAYFRDWLVVGEVLSWSPEEGGRVTIMSRNKVEPGQLVEFLLPGRAPLEYVVPDGGIRDADGNEVPMVNNPAHVFSLPLDVEVPVNAALRSRTKKPTLKAE
- a CDS encoding polyphenol oxidase family protein, whose protein sequence is MSEQEQHTDEQNANAAPKPMQINLDDLLKAVQAHGQKTVEQEDKAAREGVKDADGKTYDDAILDSSAIEPTDDEGNPIPVTIPVVLSPGITVIYTTRLGGVSAEEWAHFNLGGKSGDDPVAVERNREALADELHVKLSLIDQVHSGKSVDIDEVYTENKPFGFDASGSHTEAQAKAKRAGEPVVDDVESENAEVQVIEGDAQVTCRKDIAIGVFAADCLPVLLADPQAGVIAAAHCGRKGLQRNVIAATVDMMVKKGASKENIVATLGPAICGDCYEVGDQIADEFDAQFPGTFTLTRFGGPGIDLNKAALMELHQAGIKDDHIFSSQPRVNAATQYLSQDAELEELCREDNEGDPALEERIKGIRHSMCTLENPLWFSHRRAELAHKRHEGRMLALIVRS